A part of Thalassophryne amazonica chromosome 3, fThaAma1.1, whole genome shotgun sequence genomic DNA contains:
- the LOC117507020 gene encoding la-related protein 4-like, which yields MVENAEPSTPEKATSSSQQTVPSVVSEHDASTSSQAASTAAAKPAVGSEPDTKKLSYAEVCQRLAKDPLVTQTIAASPPASTASQPLQELKVNKVVEAQTSSKHSIDKPKKPGENRPPRQPLRSFRGANGPTRFKSAGLKTRDQQQSANNGKRFSRQWGARYSGKEQNIPPSSLK from the exons ATGGTGGAAAATGCTGAACCTTCAACTCCAGAAAAGGCAACCTCTTCGTCTCAGCAGACTGTACCTTCAGTAGTTTCAGAACACGACGCTTCCACCTCAAGTCAGGCTGCTTCTACAGCAGCAGCAAAACCAGCTGTCGGCTCAGAACCA GATACAAAGAAGCTCAGCTATGCAGAAGTATGCCAGCGGCTGGCCAAGGACCCACTAGTGACACAGACCATCGCTGCCTCTCCACCGGCTTCCACGGCCAGCCAACCTCTCCAAGAGCTCAAAGTCAACAAGGTGGTAGAGGCTCAGACCTCATCCAAGCATTCTATTGACAAACCAAAGAAACCAGGAGAAAACCGGCCCCCTCGTCAACCCCTGCGCTCCTTCCGCGGGGCAAATGGTCCAACTAGATTCAAAAGTGCAGGATTGAAGACCCGTGATcaacaacaaagtgcaaacaaTGGAAAGAGGTTTTCCCGTCAGTGGGGAGCCAGATATAGTGGCAAGGAACAGAACATTCCCCCAAGCTCACTAA